The proteins below come from a single Streptomyces spongiicola genomic window:
- the mtrA gene encoding two-component system response regulator MtrA, which translates to MMSIMKGRVLVVDDDTALAEMLGIVLRGEGFEPSFVADGDKALAAFRESKPDLVLLDLMLPGRDGIEVCRLIRAESGVPIVMLTAKSDTVDVVVGLESGADDYIVKPFKPKELVARIRARLRRSEEPAPEQLAIGDLVIDVAGHSVKRDGQAMALTPLEFDLLVALARKPWQVFTREVLLEQVWGYRHAADTRLVNVHVQRLRSKVEKDPERPEIVVTVRGVGYKAGPS; encoded by the coding sequence ATGATGTCGATTATGAAGGGACGCGTCCTTGTCGTCGATGACGACACCGCACTGGCCGAGATGCTCGGCATCGTGCTTCGTGGTGAGGGTTTCGAGCCGTCGTTCGTAGCGGACGGCGACAAGGCGCTCGCCGCCTTCCGGGAGAGCAAGCCGGACCTGGTGCTGCTTGATCTCATGTTGCCCGGCCGGGACGGCATCGAGGTGTGCCGGCTCATCCGGGCGGAGTCGGGTGTGCCGATCGTGATGCTCACGGCCAAGAGCGACACCGTCGACGTGGTGGTCGGGCTGGAGTCCGGTGCCGACGACTACATCGTGAAGCCGTTCAAGCCCAAGGAGCTGGTGGCCCGCATCCGGGCGCGGCTGCGGAGGTCCGAGGAGCCCGCGCCGGAGCAGCTGGCCATCGGGGACCTGGTCATCGATGTGGCCGGGCACTCCGTGAAGCGCGACGGCCAGGCGATGGCGCTCACTCCGCTCGAGTTCGACCTGCTGGTGGCGCTCGCCCGCAAGCCGTGGCAGGTGTTCACGCGCGAGGTGCTGCTCGAGCAGGTGTGGGGATACCGGCACGCGGCGGACACCCGTCTGGTGAACGTGCATGTGCAGCGGCTGCGCTCCAAGGTCGAGAAGGATCCGGAGCGGCCGGAGATCGTCGTGACCGTTCGGGGAGTCGGTTACAAGGCGGGACCGAGCTGA
- the mtnA gene encoding S-methyl-5-thioribose-1-phosphate isomerase: MADQYAQTLDGEQPSATGPLRWEEPPEGPVVVLLDQRRLPAEEVELVCTDVPALVDAIRTLAVRGAPLLGIAGAYGVALAAARGYDVAEAASLLEGARPTAVNLGHGVRRAAEAYGTAVGRGADVRQAAAAVLAEARRLHREDAEASERMARHGLALLDELLPGGSHRILTHCNTGRLVSGGEGTAFAVALAAHRVGRLRHLWVDETRPLLQGARLTAYEAARNGMAHTLLTDSAAGSLFASGEVDAVLIGADRIAADGSVANKVGSYPLAVLARYHHVPFIVVAPSTTVDLETRDGASIEVEQRSGREVTELPGPLAPATAAGAAAGPVPRVFEAASGVSGALVAPVGTRAHNPAFDVTPPELVTAVVTEEGVVSPVTGAGIAELCARSRQVTIS; the protein is encoded by the coding sequence ATGGCTGATCAGTACGCACAAACCCTCGACGGCGAACAGCCCTCCGCAACCGGCCCGCTCCGCTGGGAGGAGCCCCCGGAAGGTCCGGTGGTGGTTCTGCTGGACCAGCGCAGACTGCCCGCCGAGGAGGTCGAGCTGGTCTGCACCGACGTTCCGGCACTGGTCGACGCGATCCGGACGCTCGCGGTGCGCGGTGCGCCGCTGCTCGGGATCGCCGGTGCCTACGGGGTCGCGCTGGCCGCGGCACGGGGCTACGACGTCGCCGAGGCGGCGTCCCTGCTGGAGGGGGCGCGGCCCACCGCCGTGAATCTCGGCCACGGGGTGCGTCGGGCCGCGGAGGCGTACGGGACGGCGGTCGGCAGGGGTGCGGACGTGCGGCAGGCGGCCGCCGCCGTGCTCGCCGAGGCGCGTCGGCTGCACCGCGAGGACGCCGAGGCGAGCGAGCGGATGGCACGGCACGGGCTCGCGCTGCTCGACGAGCTGCTGCCCGGAGGCAGTCACCGGATCCTCACGCACTGCAACACCGGGCGGCTGGTCTCGGGCGGGGAGGGGACCGCGTTCGCGGTGGCGCTCGCCGCGCACCGGGTGGGCCGGCTCCGCCATCTGTGGGTGGACGAGACCCGGCCGCTGCTGCAGGGTGCGCGGCTGACCGCCTACGAGGCGGCCCGGAACGGGATGGCGCATACCCTGCTCACCGACAGCGCGGCCGGGTCGCTGTTCGCGTCGGGCGAGGTCGACGCCGTGCTGATCGGGGCGGACCGGATCGCCGCGGACGGCTCCGTGGCGAACAAGGTGGGCAGCTATCCGCTTGCGGTGCTCGCCCGGTACCACCATGTGCCGTTCATCGTGGTGGCGCCGAGCACGACCGTGGACCTCGAGACGCGCGACGGCGCGTCGATCGAGGTGGAGCAGCGGTCCGGACGGGAGGTGACGGAGCTGCCGGGACCGCTCGCACCGGCGACGGCGGCCGGTGCCGCGGCAGGGCCGGTTCCGCGTGTGTTCGAGGCTGCTTCCGGTGTCTCCGGGGCGTTGGTCGCGCCGGTGGGCACCCGGGCCCACAACCCCGCTTTCGACGTCACGCCGCCGGAACTCGTGACCGCCGTCGTCACGGAGGAGGGGGTCGTCTCCCCGGTCACCGGGGCAGGGATCGCCGAGCTGTGTGCCAGGTCACGCCAGGTAACGATTAGCTAA
- a CDS encoding DUF7544 domain-containing protein encodes MNDNPGWASPGSSPSDDRGTGTPGPAGTPDTPSKWSKEQPPAGRWAPPTGHGGGVPPQAGGPGWGGGPQQGGWGRPPAAKPGVIPLRPLGVGEILDGAVSTLRAHWRTVLGITVTVSVITQILDVLVQRYLVPQPSGLDPNATPEEVLDQLGEQLNTTLVGTAPVTAIALIATLFTTALLTVVISRSVLGREVTLSDAWREARPRLPQLLGLTLLLPLIAGAVLVVGMLPGLLLGSTGGAVLAVLGGIAGMVVAVWLMIRFALASPALMLERQGVIQSMRRSAKLVRGAWWRVFGILLLTMLLIFIVSLIIAIPFGLIALAVDGGGLSGMFSGATPGFGWPFLIITGIGAVIASSITYPISAGVTVLLYVDQRIRREALDLELARAAGVGGHGAVPDDAAPRS; translated from the coding sequence GTGAACGACAATCCGGGCTGGGCCTCGCCCGGGTCCTCCCCGTCCGACGACCGGGGTACCGGAACACCCGGTCCGGCCGGCACTCCCGACACCCCTTCGAAGTGGTCCAAGGAGCAGCCACCCGCGGGCCGGTGGGCGCCGCCGACCGGCCACGGCGGCGGCGTACCTCCGCAGGCCGGCGGACCGGGCTGGGGCGGCGGACCCCAGCAGGGCGGCTGGGGCCGGCCGCCCGCGGCGAAGCCCGGGGTGATTCCGCTGCGCCCGCTCGGAGTCGGCGAGATCCTCGACGGGGCGGTGTCGACACTGCGCGCCCACTGGCGCACCGTCCTGGGCATCACGGTCACCGTCTCGGTGATCACCCAGATCCTCGACGTCCTCGTCCAGCGCTATCTCGTCCCGCAACCGTCCGGGCTGGACCCGAACGCGACTCCGGAAGAGGTACTCGACCAGCTGGGGGAGCAGCTCAACACGACGCTCGTCGGCACGGCACCGGTCACGGCGATCGCCTTGATCGCCACGCTCTTCACCACCGCGCTGCTGACCGTGGTCATCAGCCGCTCGGTACTCGGCCGAGAGGTCACGCTGTCCGACGCGTGGCGCGAGGCCCGGCCGCGACTGCCCCAACTCCTCGGCCTCACCCTGCTGCTGCCGCTGATCGCCGGGGCGGTACTCGTGGTGGGCATGCTGCCTGGGCTGCTCCTCGGTTCCACCGGCGGCGCCGTCCTCGCCGTCCTCGGCGGGATCGCCGGCATGGTCGTCGCCGTCTGGCTGATGATCCGGTTCGCCCTCGCCTCGCCCGCCCTCATGCTCGAACGGCAGGGCGTCATCCAGTCGATGCGGCGCTCGGCGAAGCTGGTACGCGGAGCCTGGTGGCGCGTCTTCGGCATCCTGCTGCTGACGATGCTGCTGATCTTCATCGTCTCCCTGATCATCGCGATTCCCTTCGGTCTGATCGCCCTCGCCGTCGACGGCGGGGGACTCAGCGGGATGTTCTCCGGAGCCACGCCCGGGTTCGGCTGGCCGTTCCTGATCATCACCGGCATCGGAGCCGTGATCGCGTCGTCCATCACCTATCCGATCTCTGCGGGCGTCACCGTCCTCCTCTACGTGGACCAGCGCATCCGCCGCGAGGCCCTGGACCTGGAACTGGCCCGGGCGGCGGGTGTCGGCGGCCACGGTGCGGTACCGGACGACGCCGCCCCCAGGAGCTGA
- a CDS encoding DUF4129 domain-containing protein codes for MSFPGGPTGAWPTVRADDEVPVDIPRVPARDAAERELSKPMYHENDPNLLERALDRFWEWLAGVLDSAAGASPGGPLGLVVIALFVVALIAALWWRLGTPHRTAVVGDTLFHDRPLSATEHRTAAEAHAAAGCWNQAVQERMRAIVRSLEERALLEPRPGRTADEAAAEAGRPLPGHADALRSAARTFDDVTYGGRTADRQAYTRLRDLDTEVGRTKPDPTTTARGATG; via the coding sequence GTGTCCTTCCCGGGGGGACCGACCGGGGCGTGGCCGACGGTCCGCGCCGACGACGAGGTGCCCGTGGACATCCCCCGAGTCCCCGCGAGGGACGCGGCCGAACGCGAGCTGTCGAAGCCGATGTACCACGAGAACGACCCCAACCTGCTCGAACGCGCCCTCGACCGCTTCTGGGAATGGCTCGCCGGCGTCCTCGACTCCGCGGCCGGAGCCTCACCCGGCGGCCCGCTCGGGCTCGTCGTCATCGCCCTGTTCGTCGTGGCGCTGATCGCCGCACTGTGGTGGCGGCTCGGCACACCGCACCGCACCGCCGTGGTCGGAGACACGCTCTTCCACGACCGTCCCCTCAGCGCCACCGAGCACCGCACGGCCGCAGAGGCCCACGCCGCGGCCGGATGCTGGAACCAGGCGGTCCAGGAACGAATGCGCGCCATCGTCCGCTCTCTGGAGGAACGCGCCCTGCTCGAGCCCCGGCCCGGCCGCACCGCCGACGAAGCCGCCGCGGAGGCCGGACGCCCCCTGCCCGGCCACGCCGACGCACTGCGCTCGGCTGCCCGCACCTTCGACGACGTCACATACGGCGGGCGCACCGCCGACCGGCAGGCATACACACGCCTGCGGGACCTCGACACCGAAGTGGGCCGGACCAAGCCCGATCCGACCACCACGGCGCGAGGAGCCACCGGATGA
- a CDS encoding DUF4350 domain-containing protein produces the protein MTGDVSGTTAVSPTSRQIWTRSRGILLVLLLLVVAGFVIAVIRSGGGHGRLDPRSTDPSGSRAVAELLEERGVTTRVATTLDEATTATGPDTTLLVAGPDLLTSRQQQALRSAMDTSGGRTVLVAPGGNSVRALAPGASTDTTTAPVSARDPQCALPAARRAGNADLGGRLYTTDSTLGSDSCYLVDGRPTLLRIGTQGTGDTVLLGAPDILYNERLGHHGNASLALQLLGSRPHLVWYLPSLSDGSAAGDSRGEGETGIGRLIPSGWLWGTLQLAVAAVLAAVWRARRLGPLVSEPLPVAVRASESSEGRARLYRKANARDRAASALRQAARSRLAPLLGVTFADAHSPDVLLPAVSAHLSEGDRDLRTLLFGPAPADDAALIRLADQLDALEREVRTS, from the coding sequence ATGACCGGGGACGTGTCCGGCACCACCGCGGTGTCCCCCACCTCCCGTCAGATCTGGACCCGCAGCCGGGGAATCCTGCTCGTGCTCCTACTCCTCGTCGTGGCGGGCTTCGTCATCGCGGTCATTCGCTCCGGTGGTGGACACGGCCGCCTCGACCCCCGCTCCACCGACCCGTCCGGCAGCCGGGCAGTCGCCGAACTGCTCGAGGAACGGGGCGTCACCACCCGGGTGGCGACCACCCTCGACGAGGCCACCACCGCCACCGGCCCCGACACCACCCTGCTGGTCGCCGGACCGGACCTGCTGACCAGCCGTCAACAGCAGGCCCTGCGCTCGGCGATGGACACCTCCGGCGGCCGCACCGTCCTGGTCGCCCCGGGCGGGAACTCCGTCCGCGCCCTGGCACCCGGAGCCTCGACCGACACGACGACGGCCCCGGTCTCCGCGCGCGATCCGCAGTGCGCCCTCCCGGCGGCACGGCGGGCCGGGAACGCCGACCTCGGCGGCCGGCTCTACACCACCGACAGCACCCTCGGCAGCGACTCCTGCTACCTCGTCGACGGCCGGCCCACCCTCCTCCGGATCGGCACCCAGGGCACGGGCGACACCGTCCTCCTCGGCGCCCCGGACATCCTCTACAACGAACGCCTCGGCCACCACGGCAACGCGTCGCTCGCCCTTCAGCTTCTCGGTTCCCGCCCGCATCTGGTCTGGTACCTGCCTTCCCTCTCCGATGGATCGGCTGCCGGCGACAGCCGTGGGGAGGGCGAGACCGGTATCGGCCGGCTCATTCCCTCCGGATGGCTCTGGGGCACCCTCCAACTCGCCGTCGCCGCCGTCCTCGCCGCCGTCTGGCGCGCCCGTCGGCTGGGACCGCTCGTCAGCGAACCCCTGCCCGTGGCCGTTCGTGCCTCCGAGTCGAGTGAGGGACGCGCCCGCCTCTATCGCAAGGCGAACGCCCGCGACCGCGCCGCTTCGGCCCTCCGCCAGGCCGCACGGTCCCGGCTCGCCCCCCTCCTGGGCGTCACCTTCGCGGACGCCCACTCTCCCGACGTTCTCCTTCCGGCGGTCTCGGCGCATCTGAGCGAAGGCGACCGCGATCTCAGAACTCTGCTCTTCGGCCCTGCTCCTGCCGACGACGCCGCACTCATCCGCCTGGCTGACCAACTGGACGCCCTCGAAAGAGAGGTACGCACTTCATGA
- a CDS encoding AAA family ATPase, giving the protein MSAPTPETDETAGTGGTAEISDGARASLEALRTEIAKAVVGQDSAVTGLVVALLCRGHVLLEGVPGVAKTLLVRALAASLELDTKRIQFTPDLMPSDVTGSLVYDARTAEFSFQPGPVFTNLLLADEINRTPPKTQSSLLEAMEERQVTVDGTPRPLPDPFLVAATQNPVEYEGTYPLPEAQLDRFLLKLTVSLPSRDEEINVLTRHAEGFNPRDLQAAGLRPVATAAALEAARAAVAGTSVSGEIAGYVVDICRATRDSPSLTLGVSPRGATALLSTARAWAWLTGRDYVIPDDVKALALPTLRHRIQLRPEAEMEGVTADSVISAILAHVPVPR; this is encoded by the coding sequence ATGAGCGCCCCGACCCCCGAGACCGATGAGACAGCCGGGACCGGCGGGACCGCCGAGATCTCGGACGGCGCCCGCGCCTCGCTGGAGGCCCTTCGCACCGAGATCGCGAAGGCCGTGGTGGGCCAGGACTCCGCAGTCACCGGACTGGTCGTCGCTCTGCTCTGCCGTGGCCACGTCCTGCTCGAAGGCGTCCCCGGCGTGGCCAAGACCCTGCTGGTGAGGGCTCTGGCTGCGTCCCTCGAACTGGACACCAAGCGGATCCAGTTCACCCCTGACCTCATGCCCAGCGATGTCACCGGCTCCCTGGTCTATGACGCCCGGACCGCGGAGTTCTCCTTCCAGCCGGGCCCCGTCTTCACCAACCTCCTGCTTGCCGACGAGATCAACAGAACGCCCCCGAAGACCCAGTCATCGCTTCTTGAAGCCATGGAAGAGCGCCAGGTCACCGTCGACGGGACACCTCGCCCACTTCCCGATCCGTTTCTGGTTGCCGCGACTCAGAATCCCGTCGAATACGAGGGCACCTACCCTCTGCCCGAGGCCCAGCTCGACCGCTTTCTGCTCAAGCTGACCGTGTCGCTGCCGTCCCGCGACGAGGAGATCAATGTCCTCACCAGGCATGCCGAAGGCTTCAACCCACGCGACCTACAGGCCGCCGGCCTGCGCCCCGTCGCCACAGCCGCCGCCCTGGAAGCCGCCCGTGCGGCCGTCGCCGGCACCTCCGTCTCCGGCGAGATCGCGGGCTACGTCGTCGATATCTGCCGTGCCACCCGTGACTCCCCCTCACTCACTCTCGGCGTCTCTCCCCGAGGCGCCACCGCTCTGCTCTCCACCGCGCGGGCCTGGGCCTGGCTGACCGGCCGTGACTACGTCATCCCCGACGATGTGAAGGCTCTTGCCCTGCCAACCCTCCGCCACCGCATCCAGCTGCGGCCCGAGGCCGAGATGGAGGGTGTCACCGCCGACTCCGTCATCTCCGCGATCCTCGCCCACGTCCCCGTCCCCCGCTGA
- a CDS encoding DUF58 domain-containing protein has protein sequence MALTGRAALLAALGSLPVGILEPGWTGILAVNASLSVAIVCDYALAAPVRTLRFTRTGDTSVRLGESAEVQLTVSNTSSRRLRARLRDAWPPSSWPSGTAPAGSRHRVTIPAGERRLLTTVLRPTRRGDRRAELITVRSYGPLGLAARQGNHRVPWTVRVLPPFTSRRHLPSRLARLRELDGRTSVLTRGEGTEFDSLRDYVPGDDTRSIDWRATARRSTVATRTWRPERDRHILIVLDTGRTAAGRVGDVPRLDAAMDAALLLAALASRAGDRVDLLAYDRRVRAQVQGRAAGEILPAMVDAMAPLEPELVETDARGLSATALKHAPRRSLVVLLTSLEAAPIEEGLLPVLPQLTRRHPVMVGSVADPHIERMASGRGSLDAVYEAAAGAQAQLQRGRTAEQLQRHGVTVVDATPENLAPAVADAYLALKATGRL, from the coding sequence ATGGCCCTCACCGGACGAGCTGCACTCCTCGCCGCTCTCGGCTCCCTCCCCGTCGGAATCCTCGAACCGGGCTGGACGGGAATCCTCGCCGTCAATGCATCACTCTCAGTAGCAATTGTGTGCGACTACGCCCTGGCCGCACCAGTCCGCACCCTGCGGTTCACCCGAACCGGTGACACTTCGGTTCGGCTCGGTGAGAGCGCGGAAGTGCAGCTCACGGTCTCCAACACGTCCTCCCGGAGGCTGCGTGCCCGACTGCGTGACGCATGGCCCCCGAGTAGTTGGCCTTCCGGGACCGCACCGGCCGGCTCACGACACAGGGTGACGATTCCGGCGGGTGAGCGGCGCCTTCTGACGACGGTCCTCCGCCCCACCCGCCGCGGTGACCGGCGCGCAGAACTCATCACGGTCCGCTCCTACGGGCCGCTGGGCCTCGCGGCCCGTCAGGGAAACCACCGGGTTCCCTGGACAGTCCGTGTGCTGCCGCCGTTCACGAGCCGCAGGCACCTGCCGTCCCGGCTGGCCCGCCTGCGTGAACTCGACGGCAGGACCAGCGTCCTGACCCGTGGGGAAGGCACCGAGTTCGACAGCCTCCGGGACTACGTTCCGGGGGACGACACCCGCTCCATCGACTGGCGCGCCACGGCCCGCCGGAGCACGGTCGCGACACGTACCTGGCGTCCGGAGCGGGACCGTCACATCCTGATCGTGCTGGACACCGGCCGCACCGCCGCCGGTCGAGTGGGGGACGTCCCACGTCTGGACGCTGCCATGGACGCCGCCCTCCTCCTCGCCGCGCTGGCCTCTCGTGCAGGTGACCGTGTGGACCTCCTGGCCTACGACCGCCGCGTCCGCGCACAGGTCCAGGGCAGGGCAGCCGGGGAGATCCTGCCGGCCATGGTCGACGCCATGGCGCCCCTCGAGCCGGAGTTGGTGGAGACGGACGCCCGCGGCCTGAGTGCGACAGCCCTCAAGCATGCTCCCCGGCGATCCCTCGTGGTGCTGCTGACCAGTCTGGAGGCCGCCCCGATCGAGGAAGGCCTCCTGCCGGTGCTGCCACAGCTCACCCGGCGCCATCCGGTGATGGTCGGCTCGGTGGCGGATCCTCATATCGAGCGGATGGCGAGCGGACGCGGCAGCCTGGACGCGGTGTACGAGGCCGCTGCCGGCGCACAGGCCCAGCTCCAGCGAGGCCGTACTGCGGAACAACTCCAGCGCCATGGCGTCACCGTCGTGGACGCCACTCCGGAGAACCTCGCCCCGGCGGTGGCAGACGCGTATCTGGCACTCAAGGCCACGGGGCGTCTGTGA